ACTATGAGGAGAATGGGGCAAGACCACGTTTGAGGAAGAAGCACTCATTGCCACGTCCACCAGCCAGGTTCATCAGCCCTGAGGATATCAACAGAGTTGTGGACTTCATAAAACACTATGCAGAAGACAATGCCATCATGCTGCCTGGCCGACAGCCTGGGCATAAGGATTGGCATGTGAAGTTGCTGCCAACTCATGTGTCCAAGGCCTCAGTGTGGCGTCTCTACGTGAAGTCTGCTAAGGAGCTTGGTATgtgtaaacattgatttaaaactGAGTGCTTATAAAGTGAAATAATGCGGAGCACTATTAGCAATTACAATACAATTAACCATAAGCAATATCTGTTTTTCAGGTGAGCGTGCAGTTTGTAAAACCAGCTTCAAAGCACTGTGGAACCGACTTCTCCCACACATCAAAAGTTGCCGGCCACGCACAGATCTCTGCTGGCAGTGCCAAAGCAATAACGAGCAGCTGATACGAAGTGCAAACCTCCCAGATGATAGAAAGTCTGAAGCAGTAAAGAAGCAACAAGATCATCTTTCCCTTGTGCAGAAAGAGAGGGCTGTGTACAACGACATGACTGCTGCCTGCAGAAAGATTTGCTCTGGCTCCAACCTGTCTTTTGGACCATCCCTACCAGCAAGCAAGAAGATTAGGATGCATTACAGTTTTGATTTTGCTCAGCAGGtaatatttcacacacatttacttcactttactttaTTAATGTCCCTTAAAGGGCGATTTGGTGCATGAGAATAAATAGTGCAAATGCAGAATAGCATCAATATAGTAAGTTTTATCTTTATTAGACAATTATGAATagatgcaaatttaatttaatctaatccaagttccctctctccctctgtctcctaCAGTTACACTTTCCCTCAAACCCTCTCCAGCCAGGACCAATGTACTTCCTGACCCCACGGAAATGTGGCCTATTTGGTGTTTCATGTGAAGGgctgcagaaacaggtgaatTACCTGATTGATGAAGGCATGTCATCTACTAAGGGAAGCAATGAAGTCATCAGCTACATGCATCATTTCTTCGGCAACTTTGGAGTTGGAGAAACAGAGGTGGATCTTCATTGTGACAACTGCAGTGGGCAGAACAAGAACAACTTCATGCTCTGGTACCTTGCCTGGCGGGTTGGACACAAGCTTCACGATAAAATTGAAATCCACTTCCTTATTGCTGGTCACACCAAGTTTTCCCCTAACTGTGGCTTTGGACTCATCAAGCAAGCCTACATGAAGACAAGAGTCAACACTTTGGCAGACATCGCTGAGGTACTTTAACTTTACTTTGCTTTAATGACTTCAGTGCTGTTTTCTGTTCTGCTTCAATGAAACATTTAActgaagatctttttttttcttcctctcttctcttttttgtcATCAGGTTGTGGAAAACAGCTCTCCTGTGAGTCACCTCAATATCCCACAGCTTGTTGGAACGGCAGAGGGCAAAGTTTTAGTCCAGACCTTCGACTGGCAGCAGCATCTGACTCGCCACTTCCGTAGACTCCCACAGATCAAGAGTTATCAGCACTTCAGGTAATTGAAACTTTCACATTGTGTACATACAATATAACATAGCAACAACATACACATGACagttttttataagaaaatactttgccatgtttaaaatgtcttatgTGCTTTTTCTGTCACAGCTTTGAAGCCAAGAGACCAGGTGTGGTGCTTGCAAAAAGTCACCGTGATGCACAACCTGTCGAATATCAGCTACTGCGCGACGGAGCAGATCTGCCCCCTGTCGACGGTCTTCCTGTCCTGGCCCCACCTGGACTGAAAATTGACAGGCAGACCTATCTATATGAAAAAATCAGGCCATTCTGTGCTGACGAGGCAAGAGACATCACATGCCCAGCGCCAAGGGTCACAACACAGAAGAGTCCACAGAAGAGGATGCGAATGTAATTTCATTGGACTGTGTCACAAAGACCTTTTTTCTTGTTTACAACACCTGCaatgtcactttatcaaccaaccacctgaatttagttttacattcttgtatgaaaagcactcagtgtacataagagttgcctatacagttttatcggtagatgctaagagacatttatttattacctgtttgcaaactttttttttctttgatggcacattttcctgaccttttgctccccctgtgctttacagctttacaggggggagctttacagggggtatggcttatctaaatgagatgtaaatgagccctattgtcactcccagcagcagagagaggtgagaactgcacaatcttttgaggccgtttctccccttttagcttttttgagtgcctaccttcaaatggccacaacttctccaaatattgtcagatttccatgtgttacaaatcgttggaaagcttggagactacactttcagaatctgtgaataactccaaatgccccaaaaccgacttgtgtccctactttccgtgatcggtcacatatagTTTAACTTTAGCTTAACAAGCAAGAATTCCTTGGTTAACCAACATTACCATGAAAAAAGCATGTAATCCACTTTTGTTGGTGAACAACATGGCTACACTGGCCCACCAGCTAGATCAGTATCAAACCTGCAGTACTAGCCAAGACCAGTTTGGGAATTGTTTgatggttaagctggtcttttcagcagggatctCATCTGAAACTGATTGTGTGTGATGTTTTTATATTAGTATTGCATTGTATGCCCTTCTTACATGTCTAGGGAATTCAAAACCTGCATGTTTCAAGCCAACAATTCATTGTGACATGTAACAGTAGAAAGCATTAGATAATGTGTGATTGTTATTGTAAGTGCTAGTCCTCATTGTGCATTGTGATCTCAAGAGTATTCGTATGTATTTTTGCGTAAAGTGTGGTTACAGCACATGAACATTTACTTTAATGTATTTCTAGAaatatatatgtctgtgtgtatatatatatatagatgtatttatatatatttgcatgtCGATTTATTGTTTGCATGTGTTcttaataaacttcctgcacatggatcctaacaccgtctccatggccagttcattacaatatatatatagatatatatatattgtaatgaactggccatggagacggtgttaggatccatgtgcaggaagtttattaagAACACATGCAAACAATAAATCGACATGCAAATAGAGGTAGTCGTTAAGCAGGTGGtaaaatccaataaaccaaaaagacagtccaacaaggcaaacaaaacaaagtggTATCCAAAAGGCAGTAATTCCGGACATGTGCACTTACCCACACCCTCTCACTTCGCCTAATCCAATCGTCCACTCCTAGCACCGTCGAAGGTTCTCCTAACCAAGGGATCATCAGGGGTTGGTATCCCAGAACGCATTGGAAGGGGGTTAGACCTGTAGGGGTATGAATGAGGGAATTCTTTGCATATTGGGCCCAGGGAAGAAAGTCGCTCCACTTCTCCTGTTCACAGCTACAAAAGCTCCAAAGAAATCTGCCAATCTCTTGGGTTAGACGTTCCACCTGTCCGTTGGCTTGAGGGTGATTGCCAGAGGTGAGACTCACATTGATgtttaaacaacatttattgttattTGCAGAACGCCTGCCAAACTTGGGACATGAACTGTGGACCTCGATCGGACACAATGTCCTATGGTAATCCATAGACCCTAAATACTTGGTGGAACAAAGCATTAGCGGTGTCCATGGCAGTGTGTAAACACTTGAGAGGGACAAGTCTACATGATTTAGAAAATCAATCATTTATCACCAGAATGGTAGTGTATACTTTGGAGTATGGCATGTCTGTGATGAAGTCGATGGACAGGTGGGAGCATGGTCTTTGTGGTATTGGCAGTGGTTGGAGCAACCCTGTGGGCAGTTCTCTGGGGGTCTTGGATTGGGCACACACCTGACAAGACTTCACATATTTAGTCCCATCATGAATCAAAGTTGGGCACCAGAAGGAATTACGTACCAGGGTAAAAGTTCTTTATATGCCAGGGTGTCCTGTGCTCAAGGAAGTGTGGACCTCTGACATAGAGCTTTGGGTATGTAGAGCTTGGTAGGGGGGCAGTTAGGTGGTGACGGTTCATGCTGTTGTGCTCATTGTATCTCCTCCATGATGTCCCAGCTAATCGGTGCTATGATGGCAGATGGTGGCAGGATGGACCCAGGGTTAGGTTGGAGGTGGGGTGGATCATGTCTACGTGAAAGTGCATCTGCCTTGCTTTTCTTGCTGCCAGGTCAGTAAGTGACTCTAAAATTGAACCTGGTGAAAACAATGACCATCAGGCTTCATGTGGATTCAATCTCTTCGCTGACTTGATATATTCAAGATTCTTGTGATCGGTGATAACTTGGTGATAACTGCCCCTCTAACCAGTGATGCCATTCTTCATGTGCTGCTTTCATGTAAAGTAATTCCTTATTCCCCACATCATAGTTACATTCTGCTGAGAACAACTTTCTGGAGAAAAAGGCACAAGGGTAAAGCTTGCCTGGGGTTCCGTGATGTTGTGATAGGACCACTCCAATTCCGCAATCTGAAGCATCTACCTCAACGACGAAAGGAATATTGTGCTGTACATGTGCTGCTTTCATGTAAAGTAATTCCTTATTCCCCACATCATAGTTACATTCTGCTGAGAACAACTTTCTGGAGAAAAAGGCACAAGGGTAAAGCTTGCCTGGGGTTCCGTGATGTTGTGATAGGACCACTCCAATTCCGCAGTCTGAAGCATCTACCTCAATGACGAAAGGAATATTGGATGTTTCAGTATTAGCGCAGTTGTGAAGCTTGACTCGAGGGAGATAAAGGACTGATATGCGGCATCGTTCCATGGCAATTTGTTGTGCCTTCCCTTGAGCAACGACATGATTGGTGCTGCAATGATACTGTAATTCCTAATGAATTGGCGATAGAAGTTGGCAAAGCCTAGGAACCACTGTAGTTCCTTGATTTTGGAAGGTCGAGGCCATTCGGTGACTGCTGTTACCTTAGAGACTTCCATTTCTACACCAAGACGTGATAAGACTGTCTTGACCTGCTGGATATGTTGTTCCATGTCTTGTGAGTATATGAGGATGTCGTCAATGTAGGCCACCACACAATTATTCAGTAAGTCTCTGAATTTCTCAATTATAAAAGACTGGAAAACCGAGGGGGCGTTAGCAAGTCCATAtggcatgaccaaatattcatagtgccccctggtggtgatgaaagCAGTTTTCCACTccttaaattatgcattaaattgGAGCTGGAAATAGCTCACACTTGGAAGGTCTTgctgaaatatttacaaatttagCTTGTCACTGGCTTCTGTTGATGTTTACAATCTATTTACAAACTGGTaactacaagggtattatgctataaaggtGGTTcatgaggatatttctagtgtcaacataattcaaatcacttttgaaaatgtacaaattcagaaaggttttggggtagggttagtgttaggggatagaatatatagttcatACATGTCTATGGAGAGACCACacaaggatagccgcaccaacgtgtgtgtgtgcatgagatgGCTAACTTCTTCATGTGTGCCTGTTTGCTTTGAGATATGAACAAGTCCCTCTGATCCTCTAACAATTTACTGCCCTGACGAAGCACTGACTTGACTGGTTAATAATTACAACCATTAATGTTACTTGCTGTAGTTATTGGTCATGAAAGTGTCTGGTATTTGCATTGGTGGGATTCTCAGGGAAAATATTGCCATGATATAGGAAATAGAGGGCATCTATGTTACATGATAagtaaagagagtgtgtgtgtgggtgggtgtctgtctatgtctgtctgtgtgtgtgtgtgtgtgtgagagagaaatattttaactttttagaGTTTCACTCCCTGAATTCAACCTACAGattgtatgtctgtatgtgtgtgtgtgtgcatgtgaatatAAAACACTTAAAATAGAGAAATCTGCTGGAAAAAAGGAAAATCAGAAAAGGAAACCGGAAGCTGGGAATGCTGGTAAAaataaagggagagagagagagagagagagagagagcatacaaGAGTAGGTATAGGGTCCATTAAAAAAGGCACCTAGTCTATAAAAACTTAAAACCTCCCTACAGTAGCAGAATGAATCACTATCAACAAACATCAAAGTAAAAGATGCTGTCATCTTTTTCCAGAGAAATGTTTGTGTATTATAAGTATTTCGATATATTTCAGGCGGTATTTCCTTTCTTAAAGAGAGCTATCGTGCGATAAAAGTAATATATCTTTATCAAACATGCAGGGCTCTATTGTCGTGagcgtcttatccaatttttgtgagagcgctaattcttaGTGCATATTCATGCCAGCACAAAGTACAAGTGGACGAGGGTGGGACTGTTTGTGCTACCTGTGAGTATGTGTGCATAAACTGTTGGTgtattgtacagtatgttaacggGAGAAGTGGGGCAAAGTGCAATTTACTATTCTCCTTAGAAATTAGTCATTGCGCTATTTTTCAAAAGCAGGTCTATTTTCAGCATCAAGTCttaattcagttcctgcatttgcagtttggagattccaccagcaggggGTTATACatttaatgtccaaactctgaaaatattgtggaacatcaaattatgtcccagACAATAAATAttgtagctgttttttttttttttttaatgtatgagATTCTATAagtatctataggtcatggtttatttttcaattattattattatgtttatatatttatacattgatTGCATTTATTATCtaatttgtactgtatttttccacctgttgttgtagtgtgatttttaagtcactgcaaaagggacCGGTTGAGAAGTTAGAAAATTTcaaacgtttggatttaaattgaatataaataaataaattctgtgtGTTGACTTGTTGGTCTCAATGGGGGAAAAATACCTTTTCGCACTGTCGTGgaaaatcacgatgaatctctcgaagttgtaagaaaactctcggagtcttgagttccagatgccaaaattgtagtttattgaacaccaacaaacttgacactggtcagctgtccgttctgactcattatcctaagttctcagttatatacctttttgttatcttgttacccactatctctgactaacgaggtcactgccttgtttcTTTTCCTTGcccatctattaaaaagaaacatatatcctTGCCTCTCTATTGAAAAGAAACTTATATCTTTGTTAGCCTCTCATatcttgacctcatgttacagttcatggacagagtacatcaactccgagaaacatctgcgtaaactGCCATGTCctcatcaaatactttttatctttgtcctacattttcagcacattcccACAATGAGTTGgccttgtttgctcatacacattatcatttgactaatgaaagaaaacaccagctgcaaataTATCATCAGCttattagaacaagacaccattcatataataactgattaaaagtatctttgcaAAGATACGTGCCAGCACaaaggaaacacaccaaggactcacATCAGAAACACAttctgtttttgaagaaatacatctgtttttcaaggttatataccatagCACAAGCAAAGTTCTACCATATCATAAGATTTCACCATCTCATATGAATAATTAGAAGTTGTCATGACACTATATGGACAGCCTCTAGGTCTAacatgtttatttacaaaaaaaacttttaaattttGTTGTAAATTTTGACTTAATGGGTGTTCTAAGCATGGATGAGTGGTGGAAAGAGATGGACAGGACACAGAAAGAAGATAAAAAACAAAGCAGACTGAAATTAATGAGAGAGAAATTGAAGAGCTGGAAAAGTCAAGAAATGAAGCTGGGATCGTTAAACAGACTATGCGGTCTGTTCGCTGTTTTCAGAATTGGTGTGGTGAGAAAGATCTGGCTAAACATCTGgctttaaaacaataacaaaaattgACCTAAACCAGGCTCTCCGTCAGTTTTATGCCACCGTGAGAAACAGGAAAGGTTTCAGTAGTTATGTCGGCCTACATGCGGGGCTTAACCTCTACAAAAATTATCCACCGATCAGCCGATCCTGGTGTCTGTTGAAAGAGTTTATCACTAGCAACAAAGTATTCGTTGGAGTAGTGAAAAATCTTTGCCCAGaaggatgtgacaaaacatccCACCATCCTGCGTTAACAGAGGCAGACTTTCAGAAAATCAAGCAGTCTGCAACACTGAATCCAAATACACCTGAGGGTCTTGTCAACAAAGTCTGGTTTGATGTACAGCTGCATATGGGTTGCAGAGCTAAAAAGGGTAACCGCCAACTAAAGCCGGAATAATTTATCATCCGCCAGGATGAGAACGGTCAGAAGAATGTAATACTGTCATTCAGTGAATGCACAAAAAACCACAAAGATTCCGgcgaaagaaacaaagaaagccTATGGGGATTTTGTTTGAGCAGTCAGGGAATGCTCTGTGTCCTGTCGCCTCATTGGAGAAATACCTCTTGTTGCTGCCGGCCAATCCAGTGGCTTTTTATCTCCATCCAAACTGGACAAACTACACCAAAGATGTATGGTATGTTAAACTTTAGTTAACTTTTTTGTTTGTAGCATATTGTGCACACCTTTCTGTAGTCACGCTGTCATTTGCCAGCAATATATTTGTTGTTACAATGTAGCTTGGTTACTCTACACtgtaacaagaaaaaaaagacagatgTTAGGTACACTAGAGAGCCTATGGGGGTGAACTTCTTTGGTTCTATGTTGCCACGGATTTGTAAAGCAGCTGGCACTGAAACGATCTACACCAGGGGTGACCAAcactgctcctggagagctaccattctgcagagtttagatccaaccttaatcaaacacacctgaaccagcttatcaaggttTTTAGGATTACTTCAAAATGACAGGCATGTgagttggagctaaactctgcaggaaggtagctctccaggagcagggtttgTCACCCCTGATCTACACCAACCACTGC
This genomic window from Xyrauchen texanus isolate HMW12.3.18 chromosome 11, RBS_HiC_50CHRs, whole genome shotgun sequence contains:
- the LOC127651231 gene encoding uncharacterized protein LOC127651231 is translated as MLPGRQPGHKDWHVKLLPTHVSKASVWRLYVKSAKELGERAVCKTSFKALWNRLLPHIKSCRPRTDLCWQCQSNNEQLIRSANLPDDRKSEAVKKQQDHLSLVQKERAVYNDMTAACRKICSGSNLSFGPSLPASKKIRMHYSFDFAQQLHFPSNPLQPGPMYFLTPRKCGLFGVSCEGLQKQVNYLIDEGMSSTKGSNEVISYMHHFFGNFGVGETEVDLHCDNCSGQNKNNFMLWYLAWRVGHKLHDKIEIHFLIAGHTKFSPNCGFGLIKQAYMKTRVNTLADIAEVVENSSPVSHLNIPQLVGTAEGKVLVQTFDWQQHLTRHFRRLPQIKSYQHFSFEAKRPGVVLAKSHRDAQPVEYQLLRDGADLPPVDGLPVLAPPGLKIDRQTYLYEKIRPFCADEARDITCPAPRVTTQKSPQKRMRM